In the genome of Ignisphaera cupida, one region contains:
- a CDS encoding DUF1152 domain-containing protein, translating to MFLSRGTKCLLFFAAGGGGDAATASMLSLAARRVGLKSFVASVIWERFVVDPVPGPIPFEEIVGGKIIGNFSMLVNGFSKAFRGGREVIFQAAKTSMVLGEPIAVVDLVKGVYGVMKGLEEIMSYFGCETVVTVDVGGDILATGFEDDLWSPLADFIGLAASASLNSVIAVHSPGSDGELSQEYVLKRISLVAENGGYLGARGVTKEDVENLEKILEVVESEASRATLLAAKGVWGFTALRKGSRESFITPVNLLTFFLDAKTVASLNPVIKEINNCEEIECARKKLNSLCIFTELDLEEEVYKLIQKGVEINGNILVDIKKRFKSTCKTLTKQSSKP from the coding sequence AATGTTTATTGTTTTTTGCAGCTGGTGGTGGAGGTGATGCTGCAACAGCTTCAATGCTTTCATTGGCTGCTAGAAGAGTTGGTTTAAAATCCTTTGTTGCTAGTGTTATTTGGGAGAGGTTTGTTGTTGATCCTGTTCCAGGTCCGATACCATTTGAGGAAATAGTTGGTGGTAAAATCATTGGCAACTTTTCTATGCTTGTCAATGGTTTTTCAAAGGCTTTTAGAGGTGGTAGAGAGGTTATTTTCCAAGCCGCTAAAACGTCTATGGTTCTTGGAGAGCCCATAGCTGTTGTTGATCTTGTGAAGGGTGTCTATGGTGTTATGAAGGGGTTGGAGGAGATAATGAGTTATTTTGGATGTGAAACTGTTGTTACTGTTGATGTTGGTGGAGATATTCTTGCAACTGGTTTTGAAGATGATTTGTGGAGTCCTCTAGCAGATTTTATTGGTCTTGCAGCATCAGCTTCACTCAATAGTGTTATAGCTGTTCACTCACCTGGTAGCGATGGTGAGTTATCTCAGGAGTATGTATTGAAAAGAATTTCACTAGTTGCTGAAAATGGTGGTTATTTGGGTGCTAGAGGTGTTACGAAGGAGGATGTTGAAAACCTTGAAAAAATACTTGAAGTTGTTGAAAGTGAGGCAAGTAGAGCAACATTGTTAGCTGCCAAAGGGGTTTGGGGATTTACTGCTTTGAGAAAGGGAAGTAGAGAATCATTCATAACACCAGTAAATCTCCTAACGTTCTTTCTAGACGCAAAAACTGTTGCATCTCTAAACCCTGTAATCAAGGAGATTAACAATTGCGAAGAGATTGAGTGTGCAAGAAAAAAGCTTAACAGCTTATGCATATTCACAGAACTTGATCTGGAAGAGGAGGTTTATAAGCTAATTCAAAAAGGTGTTGAAATCAATGGTAATATTCTAGTCGACATAAAGAAGAGGTTTAAAAGCACCTGCAAAACACTTACAAAGCAAAGCTCAAAGCCATAA